Proteins encoded together in one Chitinophaga sp. LS1 window:
- a CDS encoding reverse transcriptase domain-containing protein: MMASRSLPITKEMVWHAYGKVKRSNGSAGVDEETISMFDQNLSGNLYKLWNRLRSGSYFPPAVKEVAIPKGDGKVRKLGIPTVSDRIAQMVVKDYLEPIIEPIFHPNSFGYRPGKNALQAVEQARRNCWDLDWAVDLDIQSFFDDIDHELLLKAIERHTSEKWVLLYIRRWLTAPIHKEQQSEARTKGTPQGGVSALRSVYK; this comes from the coding sequence ATGATGGCGTCAAGGTCTTTACCTATAACCAAAGAGATGGTATGGCATGCTTACGGAAAGGTTAAGCGTAGCAATGGCAGTGCAGGTGTAGATGAAGAGACGATCTCAATGTTCGATCAGAATTTATCTGGCAACCTGTATAAGTTATGGAATCGCCTCCGTTCCGGTAGCTATTTTCCGCCTGCTGTTAAGGAAGTTGCCATTCCGAAAGGAGATGGCAAGGTCAGAAAGTTGGGTATTCCAACTGTCAGTGACCGTATTGCACAGATGGTCGTCAAGGATTACCTGGAGCCGATTATTGAACCGATCTTTCATCCAAACTCGTTCGGCTATCGACCTGGAAAGAATGCTTTACAGGCAGTGGAACAGGCAAGGCGGAATTGTTGGGATCTGGATTGGGCGGTGGATTTGGATATTCAGTCATTCTTTGATGACATAGATCATGAGCTACTACTAAAGGCAATAGAGCGGCATACTTCTGAAAAGTGGGTACTGCTTTATATCAGAAGGTGGCTAACAGCTCCCATTCATAAAGAACAGCAATCAGAAGCAAGAACAAAGGGTACGCCACAAGGTGGTGTAAGTGCGCTGCGAAGCGTGTACAAGTAA
- a CDS encoding helix-turn-helix domain-containing protein — protein MRQPSSKRHNTEQRLKVFIYCLGVELYSLRKSQKKSIKVVAKDTKMSSSIISQIERGLYKNFYVSRLLRLCKYYKVDMVEMLGRAEDKDRNNTI, from the coding sequence ATGAGGCAGCCTAGTAGTAAGAGGCATAATACAGAACAAAGATTGAAGGTCTTTATATATTGTCTTGGGGTAGAATTGTATTCATTGAGGAAAAGTCAAAAGAAAAGTATAAAGGTCGTTGCAAAGGATACAAAAATGTCATCCAGCATAATAAGTCAGATAGAAAGAGGACTGTACAAAAACTTCTATGTCTCAAGATTACTGCGACTTTGTAAGTATTATAAGGTTGACATGGTGGAAATGTTAGGTCGTGCAGAGGATAAAGACCGGAACAACACTATTTAA
- a CDS encoding HEPN domain-containing protein gives MNTMNIQQLSKPQLAILVQLIQKIVETVSPIKIICYGYRTTTMSDWSCFFDSETNVRTMYPTFDLLLITNDNEKRPNHEIIEIVEKHAAAVECDATTIVEHQKAVNKGLENGKRFVSTVFRYGAILYNNDTDIPVQAKKLESTVLNKLIDDNWQRYFGLAHRFFKTANYSFENGWYEQTIIDLHHSVEHACIAILKVCTGYRPTTRNLSRLLDLTCNFSQELHVVFPRLTKEETYLFNTLNRAYSDARYNEKFTVSIEVAQIIMERVATLIGLVEKLYEKKKLCIEAIQPISFPLNLDSQ, from the coding sequence ATGAACACAATGAATATCCAACAGCTTTCTAAACCACAATTAGCGATACTGGTACAATTAATTCAAAAAATTGTAGAAACTGTTTCTCCTATAAAAATTATATGTTATGGCTATCGTACCACTACCATGAGTGATTGGAGTTGCTTCTTCGATAGCGAAACCAATGTTAGGACAATGTATCCAACTTTTGATTTATTGCTCATAACCAATGATAATGAGAAAAGACCCAATCATGAAATAATTGAAATTGTAGAGAAACATGCAGCTGCGGTAGAGTGTGATGCTACTACGATTGTGGAGCATCAGAAAGCTGTTAACAAGGGATTAGAGAATGGTAAGCGGTTTGTTTCTACTGTATTTCGTTATGGCGCGATCCTATATAATAATGACACCGATATACCCGTTCAAGCAAAAAAACTGGAAAGCACTGTATTGAATAAATTGATAGATGATAACTGGCAAAGATATTTTGGTTTGGCGCATCGTTTTTTCAAGACGGCTAACTATTCTTTTGAGAATGGCTGGTATGAACAGACCATTATTGATTTACACCATTCAGTAGAACATGCCTGTATTGCTATATTAAAGGTTTGTACAGGCTATCGACCTACAACCCGTAACCTTTCCCGGTTGTTAGACCTGACATGTAATTTCTCCCAGGAATTACATGTTGTTTTCCCACGACTTACAAAGGAAGAAACATACCTTTTTAATACACTAAATAGGGCATATTCAGACGCTCGTTATAACGAGAAATTCACAGTATCTATTGAAGTAGCCCAAATAATAATGGAAAGAGTTGCAACCTTAATTGGCTTAGTAGAAAAACTATATGAGAAGAAAAAGCTTTGCATAGAAGCCATTCAACCAATTAGCTTTCCTTTAAATTTAGATAGCCAATGA
- a CDS encoding HAMP domain-containing sensor histidine kinase, with product MKLSPNNSGGTYPADIEAMQRFMGMLAHEMRTQIAGICTASKMLLNEKDCRKNANFYLSHINCMSVNVLHVLNNMMATTTIGDGRLSTNIVSKRIQIRQWLKEQIQQYKLLTSTRSVKIRISLRRAVPEFIVTDEIKLEQILKNLIDNALKFAPSDTDVLICISSLGETRLLFQISDHWEGIPADKIPFLFQPFQPIDKGLGGMGLGLYISKLYASSLGGDLMLAKSDKKGTTFLFLIDTQCQANPIVKNLIH from the coding sequence ATGAAATTATCACCTAATAATTCGGGCGGAACATATCCCGCAGATATAGAAGCTATGCAGCGATTCATGGGAATGTTAGCCCATGAAATGAGAACACAAATAGCGGGTATCTGTACTGCAAGTAAAATGCTCCTAAATGAAAAGGATTGCAGGAAGAATGCGAACTTTTACCTTTCTCACATTAATTGTATGAGTGTGAATGTGCTGCATGTTTTAAATAACATGATGGCAACAACCACTATTGGAGATGGGAGACTATCTACAAATATAGTATCGAAACGTATCCAGATCCGCCAATGGTTAAAAGAACAGATTCAGCAGTATAAGTTACTCACTTCCACCCGTTCGGTCAAAATCAGAATCAGTCTTCGCCGTGCGGTGCCAGAGTTCATTGTGACGGATGAAATAAAGCTGGAGCAGATTTTAAAGAACTTAATAGACAACGCTTTGAAATTTGCCCCCTCTGATACAGATGTCTTAATATGTATCAGTTCTTTGGGAGAAACCCGTTTGTTATTTCAAATATCTGATCATTGGGAGGGAATTCCTGCTGATAAAATTCCTTTCTTATTTCAGCCGTTTCAGCCAATTGATAAAGGTTTAGGGGGAATGGGATTAGGTTTATATATCAGTAAACTCTATGCTTCTTCTTTAGGCGGTGATCTAATGTTGGCTAAAAGCGATAAGAAAGGAACGACCTTTTTATTTCTTATTGATACACAATGTCAGGCCAACCCAATTGTTAAAAATTTAATTCATTAA
- a CDS encoding helix-turn-helix transcriptional regulator, whose translation MKIYHNFKYDDRISIIFYFPSINIYRKPLQSITKLGEYLILKSVNKSEVARKTGLSKARLSELTLKEKAWLRAEELYIIALAIGVEPCEILEFTCGHLRKKKDL comes from the coding sequence GTGAAAATCTATCATAATTTCAAATATGATGACAGAATTTCTATAATTTTTTATTTTCCCTCTATAAATATTTATAGAAAACCTTTACAATCAATAACTAAGCTAGGGGAATATCTTATACTCAAATCTGTTAATAAGTCAGAAGTGGCACGTAAAACAGGGTTAAGTAAAGCACGATTAAGTGAATTAACCTTAAAGGAGAAAGCCTGGTTGAGAGCAGAGGAATTATATATCATTGCTTTAGCGATTGGGGTAGAGCCATGTGAAATATTAGAATTTACATGTGGACATTTACGAAAAAAAAAGGATTTATGA
- a CDS encoding ATP-binding protein — MYTWEQINEEKDKISVESHSEAVFTGINETILEGDNQARWFWELLQNAKDAVEDNQTVSVRLIITENEVVFKHDGNTFELAEILKLITQGSSKKGKAGKTGRFGTGFIATYILSRKVRIRGTLDDSTTFNFILDREADKAPDFLIKQQQSTMDFYTSFNRENQADLGPFTTSFTYQLSDIGKTASTSGLEEIAEYLPYVLAFNPKFKNISVNVKGVEMLYEKLKSIIYQGYSHLLEEVGITYSIEGEPAQQSVIKVIGDNWQSGFKIEITGDSRTFTSPNTHTPNLFASFPLLGTEVLGLPFVIHSATFGLKHERNGVFLGTGTNEVILQNKKSIEEAVATLPSILEWSLAQNVEHRFNIITFYDRQGPKWLDEQWLKSVKLSAITNIISIPLVTTQGSDNTPITIADLIIPGEGDTATRNTMLTLLKDFAPAKIPLEDEADKWHQFVVNAASFPDENQTIQKKKFMLPDFCSLIENEDNLPSLQKKLGTRAAIPWLNELYILLGGGDISLFYKSALVPVQSKQLVKVDVSIKIDEIKDETLYAVSELLGTNLFPTLVEPGIELPIDLCGSYKKEDLVNKLIAENALQPVTAFLDPKLMKANALMLKWLIVNKRGNFINAFLVITAGEDQSRNIIFFKHPLGAYSDKKQKLLAPKSIWRNTFKLFEKLVRDRDCLHHVYAEILSKDELEWLADNWFIHLSPLIKWTTPLNKSVATQLLKDPEKENLLFDENEFSKIEEITYSDFAFFTATDNHILSNSSTAQSSIEILQFALEEAVMVDDDYNQFHMVTLKSGQQVEFRKALWVGRLKNNQWINVKNISGEAAQHYSAERPSSQNLSGLINSAPYLKTLIRNEKATELLNLLGVSVSDLLKNTLSTDAEKVAWERAFTALLTANLDPVLAEVMLKDRSLQNEYRKRQQNMELINRNQQIGGLLEKEFKKLFLRPELLHLDIERRPFGSDYIISPESSDLVDENGEKIVFRVGSWYLELKATGKDYAAMTRLQAQRAVENPSSYALVVLPLNNYEINADNILKYIRFVRNIGEILTAKYNEVNLLKTQQSLVAIPTDKIEVAMEEEDIRYNVKASVWTHGEIMMDFVNSLK; from the coding sequence ATGTATACTTGGGAACAAATCAATGAAGAAAAGGATAAAATTTCCGTAGAAAGTCATAGCGAGGCTGTTTTTACGGGTATTAATGAAACTATTCTTGAAGGAGATAACCAGGCACGCTGGTTTTGGGAACTTTTGCAAAATGCTAAAGATGCTGTTGAAGATAACCAAACAGTCAGTGTACGGTTAATTATTACAGAGAATGAAGTTGTATTCAAACATGACGGCAATACTTTTGAACTGGCTGAAATACTTAAGCTGATCACACAGGGCTCCAGTAAAAAAGGCAAAGCCGGTAAAACAGGGCGCTTCGGGACCGGTTTCATTGCTACTTATATTTTATCAAGAAAAGTTCGGATCCGGGGTACATTAGACGATAGTACAACATTTAATTTTATACTGGACCGGGAAGCAGATAAAGCGCCTGATTTCCTGATAAAACAGCAGCAGTCCACAATGGATTTTTATACATCTTTCAATAGGGAGAACCAAGCTGACCTCGGACCTTTTACAACCAGCTTTACTTACCAACTGAGCGATATTGGTAAAACCGCATCAACTTCAGGGCTTGAAGAGATTGCCGAATACTTGCCCTATGTACTTGCCTTCAACCCGAAATTTAAAAATATAAGCGTTAATGTCAAAGGGGTGGAAATGCTTTATGAAAAATTGAAGTCCATAATATACCAAGGCTATTCTCACTTGTTGGAAGAAGTTGGCATTACATATAGCATTGAAGGAGAACCTGCCCAACAATCGGTTATTAAAGTAATTGGAGATAATTGGCAATCAGGTTTCAAAATTGAGATCACAGGGGATAGCCGCACGTTTACATCACCGAATACACACACGCCGAATTTATTTGCGTCTTTTCCGCTTTTGGGCACCGAAGTCCTCGGCTTGCCATTCGTTATACACTCCGCAACGTTTGGCCTTAAGCATGAACGGAACGGGGTATTTCTTGGTACGGGCACCAACGAAGTCATATTGCAGAATAAAAAAAGCATTGAGGAAGCAGTTGCGACGCTGCCATCGATCTTAGAATGGTCTTTGGCGCAAAATGTTGAACATCGGTTTAATATCATCACATTTTACGACCGGCAGGGACCTAAATGGCTGGATGAACAGTGGCTAAAGTCCGTTAAACTTTCAGCGATTACTAATATTATTTCGATTCCATTAGTTACGACCCAGGGAAGTGATAATACACCTATAACAATCGCTGATCTCATTATTCCTGGAGAAGGTGATACAGCCACACGCAATACAATGCTTACGCTGCTTAAAGATTTTGCACCAGCAAAAATCCCACTTGAAGATGAAGCGGATAAGTGGCATCAATTTGTTGTGAATGCTGCATCTTTTCCTGATGAAAACCAGACAATTCAGAAGAAAAAATTTATGCTTCCCGATTTCTGCTCTCTGATAGAGAACGAGGATAATCTGCCCAGCTTGCAGAAGAAATTGGGCACAAGGGCCGCCATTCCATGGTTGAATGAGTTGTATATATTGCTTGGCGGTGGAGATATCAGCCTATTTTATAAATCAGCGCTAGTACCCGTGCAAAGCAAGCAATTGGTTAAAGTAGATGTAAGTATCAAAATTGACGAAATAAAAGATGAAACTTTATACGCCGTTTCAGAGTTATTGGGTACAAATTTGTTCCCTACATTAGTTGAACCTGGTATCGAGCTTCCGATTGATCTTTGCGGATCATATAAGAAGGAAGATCTCGTCAATAAACTGATCGCTGAAAATGCACTTCAGCCTGTTACCGCTTTTTTGGATCCGAAACTGATGAAGGCGAATGCCCTAATGTTAAAATGGTTGATTGTAAACAAGAGGGGAAATTTTATTAATGCTTTCTTAGTTATTACCGCAGGTGAAGATCAAAGTAGGAACATTATTTTCTTTAAGCACCCTCTTGGCGCTTATTCGGATAAAAAGCAAAAATTACTGGCACCAAAATCTATCTGGCGCAATACGTTTAAGTTGTTTGAAAAGCTGGTTAGAGACCGTGATTGCCTGCATCATGTCTATGCAGAAATTCTAAGTAAAGACGAATTGGAATGGTTGGCGGATAACTGGTTTATTCATTTGTCGCCATTGATCAAATGGACAACTCCCCTAAACAAAAGTGTAGCTACCCAACTGTTGAAAGACCCAGAAAAGGAGAATTTATTGTTTGATGAAAATGAGTTTAGCAAAATTGAGGAAATAACTTACAGTGATTTCGCGTTTTTTACAGCCACTGACAACCATATTTTATCTAATAGTTCGACTGCGCAATCGTCTATAGAAATTTTGCAATTTGCGCTTGAGGAAGCGGTAATGGTGGATGACGACTATAATCAATTTCATATGGTAACACTGAAGTCAGGACAGCAGGTAGAATTTAGAAAGGCTTTATGGGTAGGCCGTCTGAAAAACAATCAGTGGATCAACGTTAAAAACATTTCCGGCGAAGCAGCCCAGCATTATTCGGCAGAGCGTCCATCATCTCAAAATCTATCAGGCTTGATCAACTCAGCGCCATATCTTAAAACACTCATCAGGAATGAAAAGGCAACTGAGTTACTAAATCTACTTGGAGTTAGCGTCTCTGACCTACTTAAAAACACTTTAAGTACTGACGCTGAAAAAGTTGCCTGGGAACGTGCTTTTACCGCTTTATTGACCGCAAATTTAGACCCTGTACTAGCTGAGGTTATGTTGAAAGACAGAAGTCTTCAAAACGAGTATCGAAAGCGCCAGCAAAATATGGAGTTAATCAACCGTAATCAACAAATTGGTGGACTATTAGAAAAGGAATTCAAGAAGCTATTTTTAAGACCCGAACTCCTTCATCTTGACATTGAGCGAAGGCCATTTGGAAGTGACTATATTATCTCACCGGAGAGTTCTGATTTGGTTGATGAAAATGGAGAGAAAATTGTCTTCCGGGTCGGTTCGTGGTATCTCGAGCTCAAGGCTACTGGAAAAGATTATGCAGCGATGACAAGATTGCAGGCCCAACGTGCGGTCGAAAACCCATCCAGCTATGCGCTAGTAGTATTACCATTGAACAATTA